Proteins found in one Amycolatopsis aidingensis genomic segment:
- the eccB gene encoding type VII secretion protein EccB encodes MPSTPTTKSQVQAYQFVLRRMQSALVRRDAVMLHDPMRTHSRATVVGVVISVLGLLGFMIFGLFKPKPTVPNSGNIVIGKESGSIYVVTGNPKTLVPTFNLASARLLLMAQQERAQEGGEGAAAGGGNVEVKEPNFVSDEQLKDIPRARQQGIPDGPPLLPTAEQRISDNWAVCDLIGLNMSLPDPTSANENTTTVVAGVDKLGKELTQNEALLATAENGKTYLIYRLSGDANRPHADTVRAEIDMENQRSVRRALNLSDKPRYISMSLLNAIPPVGEIKAPTVPGAGSPNTFGLEGIEVGQVFSSSRVDSTLYFVVTQEGVQQVSKAVADMVRFERSPNSGPPPEVSVDKLQELPEVGPGMDSYLDVDDYPKVVPTVLDPVRYPSSCLGWTIEGEGQNRDGHTKVFVGAESPVPANAQGDSEAVEVGQPGPNGLPLDSFYMQPGYAAVVRSATGKDSFGRGPIQLVSDRGMRYGVPSERTAAGLGLNDPRPAPESILRLLPTGPSLNTQDVLRTFDRVPVEPAEPGDFEVQSPEAAGAPGGS; translated from the coding sequence ATGCCGTCAACACCGACAACCAAGTCTCAGGTCCAGGCGTACCAGTTCGTACTGCGGCGGATGCAGTCGGCGCTGGTGCGCAGGGACGCCGTGATGCTGCACGACCCGATGCGGACGCATTCCCGCGCGACCGTAGTCGGCGTCGTGATCAGCGTTCTCGGCCTGCTCGGCTTCATGATCTTCGGCTTGTTCAAGCCCAAGCCGACCGTCCCGAACTCGGGCAACATCGTGATCGGGAAAGAATCGGGCTCGATCTACGTCGTGACCGGCAACCCGAAGACCCTCGTCCCGACGTTCAACCTGGCTTCCGCGCGCCTCCTCCTCATGGCGCAGCAGGAACGTGCGCAGGAAGGCGGCGAGGGTGCAGCGGCAGGTGGCGGTAATGTCGAGGTGAAGGAGCCGAATTTCGTCTCGGACGAGCAGCTCAAGGACATTCCGCGGGCTCGGCAGCAGGGCATCCCGGACGGTCCGCCGCTGTTGCCCACCGCTGAGCAGCGGATTTCGGACAACTGGGCGGTCTGCGACCTGATCGGTCTCAACATGAGCCTGCCAGATCCCACCAGCGCGAACGAGAACACGACCACGGTGGTCGCGGGTGTCGATAAGCTCGGCAAGGAGCTGACCCAGAACGAGGCGCTGCTGGCCACCGCGGAGAACGGCAAGACGTACCTGATCTACCGCCTGAGTGGCGACGCCAACCGGCCGCATGCCGACACCGTTCGCGCCGAGATCGACATGGAGAACCAGCGGTCCGTTCGTCGGGCGCTCAACCTGAGCGACAAGCCCCGCTACATCTCGATGAGTCTGCTGAACGCCATCCCGCCGGTCGGCGAGATCAAGGCTCCCACCGTGCCCGGCGCGGGGTCGCCGAACACCTTCGGTCTGGAAGGCATCGAGGTCGGTCAGGTGTTCTCGTCCTCTCGTGTGGACAGCACGTTGTACTTCGTGGTCACCCAGGAGGGCGTCCAGCAGGTGTCCAAGGCCGTGGCCGACATGGTCCGCTTCGAGCGCTCGCCGAACAGCGGCCCGCCGCCCGAGGTCAGCGTCGACAAACTGCAGGAACTGCCTGAGGTGGGTCCCGGCATGGACTCGTATCTGGACGTGGACGACTACCCCAAGGTGGTCCCGACGGTGCTGGATCCGGTGCGGTACCCCTCCAGCTGCCTCGGCTGGACGATCGAGGGCGAAGGGCAGAACCGGGACGGCCACACCAAGGTGTTCGTCGGTGCGGAATCACCGGTGCCGGCCAATGCGCAGGGTGACTCTGAGGCGGTCGAGGTCGGTCAGCCCGGCCCCAACGGCCTGCCTCTGGACAGCTTCTACATGCAACCTGGTTACGCGGCGGTGGTGCGTTCGGCTACGGGGAAGGACAGCTTCGGCCGTGGACCGATCCAGCTCGTCTCGGACCGGGGCATGCGCTACGGGGTTCCGAGTGAGCGGACAGCGGCCGGCCTGGGCCTCAACGACCCGCGGCCGGCTCCCGAGTCGATTCTCCGGCTGTTGCCGACCGGGCCATCTCTGAACACGCAGGATGTGCTGCGCACCTTCGACCGCGTTCCGGTCGAGCCGGCAGAGCCTGGCGACTTCGAGGTGCAGTCACCGGAAGCCGCAGGCGCGCCGGGCGGCAGCTGA
- a CDS encoding S8 family serine peptidase, translating into MGSSRARGRLTGPVRRAGAVLLAATIGVLAPGVTPIPAVAQDDAADDGGFYAEPPPLPPGTPPPPDGGGVPEETFALDTQCVTRDLEDDIELPNKPWGQQYLRVEQAQTLARSSTGSAGRYRDGRPVKVAVIDTGVTPHPFFQDRLKGVGDYVKEVPPGPGLEDCDGHGTEVAGIIAANPTDPDIGFTGVAPDAEILSIRQSSQNYKKDTQQQSQPPAGDEGGGEEGQPGDGGESSELPADEQTNGLRGSTDPAQEGPTRQLNDGETAGNVDTLAQAIVLAANNDVDVMNVSINNCREANGQISEPERNLQAAVRYAVEVKDVVVVSAAGNTGEKCQQNNQLAPNKPRSVVTPPWFAEDVLSVAAVDENGNVAPFSVHGPWVSVAAPGTEIISLDPAKNSSKLANRMVEGSGDPMPIQGTSFAAPYVAGLAALVRTVHPDLDARQVMRRIVSTAQHPAAPDGRDNFIGYGIIDPMAALTSMVPEEEGVPPAQPKQLPSDMPPPNVRDPLPVIVAFAGAGGAVVALLIALFVVHTVRRNRRTP; encoded by the coding sequence ATGGGATCCAGCAGAGCACGCGGGCGGCTGACCGGACCCGTGCGGCGGGCCGGCGCCGTGCTGCTGGCGGCGACCATCGGTGTCCTCGCCCCGGGCGTGACCCCGATACCTGCGGTGGCGCAGGACGATGCCGCGGACGATGGCGGGTTCTACGCCGAGCCACCACCGCTGCCGCCGGGCACGCCGCCCCCTCCGGATGGTGGCGGTGTGCCGGAGGAGACGTTCGCACTGGACACCCAGTGCGTCACCCGGGATCTGGAAGACGACATCGAGCTGCCGAACAAGCCGTGGGGGCAGCAGTACCTGCGGGTCGAGCAGGCGCAGACCTTGGCCCGCTCGTCGACCGGCTCGGCGGGCAGGTATCGCGACGGAAGGCCGGTCAAGGTCGCGGTGATCGACACCGGGGTCACCCCGCATCCCTTCTTCCAGGACCGGCTCAAGGGGGTCGGTGACTACGTCAAGGAGGTCCCGCCCGGCCCCGGCCTGGAGGACTGCGACGGGCACGGAACCGAGGTGGCCGGGATCATCGCGGCGAACCCGACCGACCCGGATATCGGCTTCACCGGGGTGGCGCCGGATGCGGAGATCCTGTCGATCCGGCAGTCCAGCCAGAACTACAAGAAGGACACGCAACAGCAGTCTCAGCCGCCGGCCGGTGATGAGGGCGGCGGTGAGGAGGGCCAGCCCGGCGACGGTGGGGAATCGAGCGAGCTGCCTGCCGATGAGCAGACGAACGGGCTGCGCGGGTCCACCGATCCGGCCCAGGAGGGCCCGACGCGGCAGCTCAATGATGGCGAGACCGCGGGCAACGTGGACACCCTGGCGCAGGCCATCGTGCTGGCCGCGAACAACGACGTCGACGTGATGAACGTGTCCATCAACAACTGCCGGGAGGCTAACGGGCAGATCAGCGAGCCCGAGCGCAACCTGCAGGCCGCTGTGCGCTACGCGGTCGAGGTCAAGGACGTGGTGGTGGTCTCCGCTGCCGGCAACACCGGCGAGAAGTGCCAGCAGAACAATCAGCTCGCCCCGAACAAGCCGCGCTCGGTTGTCACCCCGCCGTGGTTCGCCGAGGATGTGCTGTCGGTGGCGGCGGTCGACGAGAACGGCAACGTGGCGCCGTTCAGCGTGCATGGCCCGTGGGTGAGTGTCGCGGCACCGGGTACCGAGATCATCTCACTGGACCCCGCGAAGAACTCGTCGAAGCTCGCGAACCGGATGGTTGAGGGCAGCGGCGATCCGATGCCGATCCAGGGCACCAGCTTCGCCGCCCCGTACGTGGCCGGATTGGCCGCGCTGGTGCGGACCGTGCACCCGGACCTCGACGCCCGTCAGGTGATGCGGCGAATCGTCAGCACCGCCCAGCACCCTGCGGCTCCCGACGGCCGGGACAACTTCATCGGTTACGGGATCATTGACCCGATGGCGGCGCTGACCTCGATGGTGCCGGAGGAGGAGGGCGTGCCGCCCGCCCAGCCGAAACAGCTGCCCTCAGACATGCCTCCACCGAACGTACGTGACCCGCTGCCGGTGATCGTGGCTTTCGCCGGCGCGGGTGGGGCCGTGGTCGCCTTGCTGATCGCACTGTTCGTGGTGCACACCGTCCGTCGCAACCGCCGCACCCCCTAG